In Ascaphus truei isolate aAscTru1 chromosome 12, aAscTru1.hap1, whole genome shotgun sequence, the following are encoded in one genomic region:
- the LOC142464338 gene encoding uncharacterized protein LOC142464338: MKTYSETSGNVIQQIIHIGNKSYKCAECGKISSKKSALVRHQRVHTGVRPYNCSECEKSFSHKSSLVTHHRIHTGIKPYSCSECGKSFSQKPHLVAHYRIHTGVRPYNCSECGKSFSNKSSFDTHKMIHAGVKPYNCSECVKSFSRKTDLVTHQRIHTGVKPYNCSDCGESFCKKSHLVTHQRIHTGVKPYNCSECGKSFTKKSHLVAHQRIHTGVKPYNCSECGKSFIRKSTLVTHHKIHTGETR; this comes from the coding sequence ATGAAAACCTACAGTGAGACATCCGGTAATGTTATTCAGCAAATAATTCATATAGGGAATAAATCTTATAAATGCGCTGAATGTGGAAAAATATCCAGTAAGAAATCAGCTCTTGTTAGACACCAAAGAGTCCACACAGGGGtaagaccctataactgctctgaatgtgagaaaagcttcagTCATAAATCAAGTCTTGTTACACACCATAGAATCCACACAGGGATAAAACCATATagctgctctgaatgtgggaaaagctttagtCAGAAACCGCATCTTGTTGCACACTatagaatccacacaggggtgagaccctataactgctctgaatgcgGGAAAAGCTTCAGTAATAAATCAAGTTTTGATACACACAAAATGATCCACGCAGGAGTAaaaccctataactgctctgaatgtgtgAAAAGTTTCAGTCGGAAAACagatcttgttacacaccaacgAATCCATacaggggtgaagccttataactgctctgacTGTGGGGAAAGCTTCTGTAAGAAATCACATCTTGTTACACATCAAAGAATCCATacaggggtgaagccttataactgctctgaatgtgggaaaagcttcactAAGAAATCACATCTTGTTGCACATCAAAGAATCCATACAGGGGTGaagccctataactgctctgaatgtgggaaaagcttcattcGGAAATCGACTCTTGTTACACACCATAAAATCCACACGGGTGAGACCcgataa